A window of the Acidithiobacillus thiooxidans ATCC 19377 genome harbors these coding sequences:
- a CDS encoding ISAzo13 family transposase, giving the protein MEADALIAARHQALEGILDERQRRLYAAVEAKVLGHGGVKRVSEATGVARGSIMAGLKELKDPENRLPQGRVRRSGGGRKRLVDRDPDLLVALEGLVDPAARGDPQSPLRWTCKSLKQLARELSEQGHRISHVSVGILLKELGYSLQGNRKTLEGTDHPDRDAQFRYIQEKTQQALDAVQPVISVDTKKKELVGNYKNAGQEWRPQGEPEVVQVHDFVDKELGRANPYGVYDLAQNAGWVSVGTDHDTASFAVATIRRWWLGMGQPLYPDAKELMITADGGGSNGSRVRLWKLELQGLADEFNLPIRVCHFPPGTSKWNKIEHRLFSYISMNWRGRPLVSHEVIVNLIAATTTSKGLKVYAAIDPTPYPKGIKVTNAEFATIQIDRDNFHGEWNYVISPNKKFM; this is encoded by the coding sequence ATGGAAGCAGACGCACTGATAGCCGCTCGACACCAAGCGCTCGAAGGGATACTGGATGAGCGGCAGAGACGGCTATATGCGGCAGTAGAAGCGAAGGTGCTGGGTCATGGCGGTGTCAAGCGGGTGAGTGAGGCTACCGGAGTCGCGCGGGGGTCCATCATGGCGGGTCTCAAAGAGCTCAAGGATCCGGAGAACAGGCTCCCGCAAGGCAGAGTTCGTCGATCGGGTGGCGGGAGAAAAAGGCTGGTGGATCGCGATCCGGACTTGCTGGTGGCCTTGGAGGGTTTGGTAGATCCTGCGGCACGCGGTGATCCCCAGTCACCGCTGCGCTGGACTTGCAAGAGCCTCAAGCAATTGGCACGGGAACTGAGCGAACAGGGGCACCGCATCAGCCATGTTTCTGTGGGCATTCTGCTCAAGGAATTAGGGTACAGCTTGCAAGGCAATCGCAAGACCTTGGAAGGCACTGATCACCCAGACCGAGATGCCCAATTCCGGTATATACAGGAGAAGACGCAGCAGGCACTGGACGCAGTGCAGCCCGTCATTTCGGTGGACACCAAGAAAAAAGAGTTGGTTGGCAACTACAAAAATGCGGGTCAGGAGTGGCGGCCGCAGGGTGAACCGGAAGTCGTCCAGGTGCATGACTTTGTGGATAAGGAACTGGGGCGGGCCAACCCCTATGGGGTTTACGATCTCGCCCAAAACGCGGGTTGGGTGAGTGTGGGCACGGATCATGATACCGCCAGCTTTGCGGTAGCCACTATCCGGCGCTGGTGGTTAGGCATGGGTCAGCCTCTTTATCCCGACGCCAAGGAGTTGATGATCACGGCCGATGGGGGCGGGAGCAATGGGTCTCGGGTGCGCCTCTGGAAGCTGGAATTACAAGGGCTTGCCGATGAATTCAATCTGCCGATTCGGGTGTGCCACTTTCCTCCGGGCACCAGCAAATGGAACAAAATCGAGCACCGTCTGTTTTCCTATATCAGCATGAATTGGCGGGGGCGACCTTTGGTGAGTCACGAAGTCATTGTCAATTTGATCGCGGCTACAACCACCAGCAAAGGCTTGAAAGTGTACGCCGCCATTGATCCTACACCCTACCCCAAGGGTATCAAAGTCACTAACGCTGAATTCGCTACCATCCAAATTGACCGCGATAACTTCCATGGGGAATGGAATTACGTCATCTCACCAAACAAAAAGTTCATGTAG
- a CDS encoding RNA-guided endonuclease InsQ/TnpB family protein, translating to MQTEKEVPDPVHPSTTAVGGDRGVANLLTLSDGTMFLPVTAYRDLQKKLAREQRKLAHKVKFSANWKKQKAKITRLHQRIAEIRKNVLHQVRTTISKNHAVVVLEDLKVRNMTASAKGTVDKPGRNIRQKSGLNKSILDQGWGLLKRILDYKLQWAGGMLFWVNPAYTSQTCSVCGVVDAGNRPNQAVFRCLHCGHEAHADVNAAQNILARGLQSTAGHAGVACSPK from the coding sequence ATACAGACCGAAAAAGAAGTGCCGGACCCCGTGCATCCCTCCACTACAGCGGTCGGTGGCGACCGGGGAGTAGCAAACCTGCTTACATTGTCCGATGGCACCATGTTTCTGCCAGTAACCGCCTATCGGGATTTGCAGAAGAAACTAGCGCGGGAGCAAAGAAAGCTCGCGCACAAAGTGAAGTTTTCGGCCAACTGGAAGAAACAGAAGGCCAAAATCACGCGATTGCACCAGCGTATCGCGGAAATACGGAAAAACGTGCTTCATCAGGTCCGCACCACCATCAGCAAAAACCACGCGGTCGTGGTGCTGGAAGACCTGAAAGTGCGGAACATGACGGCATCCGCAAAGGGTACCGTGGATAAACCCGGACGCAATATCCGGCAGAAATCAGGATTGAACAAATCCATCCTCGATCAGGGATGGGGACTGCTCAAACGGATACTGGACTATAAGCTCCAGTGGGCCGGTGGCATGCTATTTTGGGTGAATCCGGCCTATACCTCGCAGACCTGTTCGGTTTGCGGTGTGGTGGATGCCGGGAATCGCCCCAATCAGGCGGTGTTTCGCTGCCTGCACTGTGGGCATGAAGCACATGCCGACGTGAATGCGGCACAGAACATCCTCGCAAGAGGATTGCAGTCAACGGCGGGGCACGCCGGGGTAGCCTGTTCTCCAAAGTAG
- a CDS encoding LysR family transcriptional regulator, producing the protein MVDDEQLLSLLAVAQYGSISAAAEHLNRGQSAISERLRKLTDQVGEPLYTREVNGVKLTPAGASLIPDIERLRRVLRDIDSVIKRRKTLAEGNLNIVSTSLITNYFLIPYLSRFRLEYPHINLHIKSGERYMHDVAAGDVDLFFYEGNSDIPELPDYFDSIPWQDNEIVLVTPLNHSLAQRTDLTFEEIKDYSIIWREPGSGVRNAVEKEFKKRNIILERYIEVADIESVGSLVSANLGVGFMSKKVLTLRSDWKVSTATLETHEMICLNFMAAPSPGRRSRVLDKFLEWIQDPAKTT; encoded by the coding sequence ATGGTAGACGATGAACAGCTACTTTCTCTCTTGGCGGTCGCACAGTACGGAAGCATCAGTGCTGCTGCTGAACACCTCAACCGTGGGCAGTCCGCCATTTCGGAGCGTCTTCGAAAATTGACGGATCAGGTCGGCGAGCCGTTATATACCCGCGAAGTCAATGGAGTAAAGTTAACCCCGGCGGGTGCTAGCTTGATCCCTGATATTGAAAGGCTCCGCAGAGTTTTGCGTGACATCGATAGTGTCATCAAACGTCGCAAAACGCTTGCTGAAGGCAATCTTAATATTGTTTCGACCAGCCTTATCACCAATTATTTTTTGATTCCTTACCTCTCACGGTTTCGACTTGAATATCCACACATTAATTTGCATATAAAAAGTGGTGAAAGATATATGCATGATGTTGCAGCTGGTGATGTGGATTTATTTTTTTATGAAGGAAATAGCGATATTCCGGAATTGCCTGATTATTTTGATAGCATTCCCTGGCAGGATAATGAAATAGTTCTGGTTACTCCTCTGAACCATTCTTTAGCGCAAAGAACGGATCTCACATTTGAAGAAATAAAAGACTACTCTATTATCTGGCGAGAACCTGGCTCTGGCGTTCGTAATGCTGTGGAAAAGGAGTTCAAGAAACGTAATATCATTTTAGAGCGATATATTGAAGTTGCTGATATTGAGTCAGTCGGTTCTTTGGTTAGTGCCAATCTGGGTGTGGGTTTCATGAGTAAAAAAGTACTGACGCTACGCTCAGATTGGAAAGTATCCACGGCCACGCTGGAAACTCACGAGATGATTTGTCTCAATTTTATGGCTGCACCATCACCCGGTAGACGTTCGAGGGTTCTGGATAAGTTCCTGGAATGGATTCAAGATCCAGCAAAAACAACCTGA
- the pgi gene encoding glucose-6-phosphate isomerase has product MSAVLCNLPAWRRLQEHRQSLEHVTLRQLFQEDPHRAGHFSAEACGIYLDYSKHLLRRETLNLLFDLAHSRDLEARRDAMFAGEKINHTEGRAAFHAALRAPRGMVMRTGGVDVVPEVHQVLEHMARFTQSIHEQSWRGATGQPIRQIVNIGIGGSYLGPEMAWKALRAYRHTDVHLHFVANVDGATLSDVTANLDPAETLFIISSKTFTTLETMTNAHAARHWITSALGEDAVSRHFVAVSTNAEAVKAFGMDTEHMFGFRDWVGGRYSMDSAIGLSTMLGVGVQHFQEMLAGFHAMDMHFQNAPLEQNLPVLLGLMSIWYNNFWGAQTQAILPYAYDLARFPAYLQQLQMESNGKSVDEAGQLLSVDSGPIIWGEPGTDGQHSFYQLIHQGTRLIPCDFIGFCHPLSASAEPHELLMANLIAQAEALAFGKTAEELRAEGVSEAQVPFRTFAGNRPSSVLLVDALSPHSLGTLVALYEHSVFTQGLIWGIDSFDQWGVELGKVLAQRIVSDMQGKTQHPHDGSTSTLLERYLRRRGH; this is encoded by the coding sequence ATGTCGGCTGTACTCTGTAATCTACCTGCCTGGCGACGCTTACAAGAGCATCGCCAGTCTTTGGAACATGTCACTCTGCGTCAGCTTTTTCAGGAAGACCCCCATCGCGCCGGGCATTTTTCGGCAGAAGCCTGCGGGATTTATCTGGATTACTCCAAGCATTTGCTGCGTCGGGAAACCCTGAATCTGCTTTTTGATCTTGCCCACAGTCGTGATCTGGAAGCGCGCCGCGACGCCATGTTTGCCGGGGAAAAAATCAACCATACCGAGGGTAGGGCCGCATTTCATGCGGCTTTGCGAGCGCCCAGGGGTATGGTTATGCGCACCGGGGGGGTGGACGTTGTCCCTGAAGTGCATCAGGTGCTGGAACATATGGCCCGTTTTACCCAGTCCATTCATGAACAGTCCTGGCGGGGTGCCACCGGTCAGCCGATTCGGCAGATTGTGAATATTGGTATTGGCGGTTCTTACCTGGGTCCGGAAATGGCCTGGAAAGCCCTGCGTGCCTACCGTCATACTGATGTTCATCTGCATTTTGTGGCTAACGTGGATGGCGCGACGCTCAGCGATGTGACGGCGAATCTGGATCCTGCAGAAACCCTGTTCATTATTTCATCCAAGACGTTTACTACGCTGGAAACCATGACCAATGCCCATGCCGCCCGGCACTGGATTACCTCTGCTTTGGGCGAAGACGCAGTCTCCCGGCATTTTGTGGCGGTTTCTACCAATGCTGAAGCCGTCAAGGCCTTTGGTATGGATACTGAACATATGTTCGGTTTCCGGGACTGGGTGGGGGGGCGCTATTCCATGGATTCGGCTATTGGCTTGTCCACCATGCTCGGCGTGGGGGTGCAGCATTTTCAGGAAATGCTCGCCGGTTTTCATGCCATGGATATGCATTTCCAGAACGCGCCGCTGGAACAGAATCTGCCGGTGCTGCTGGGTTTGATGTCCATCTGGTACAACAATTTCTGGGGAGCGCAAACCCAGGCCATTTTACCCTATGCTTATGATCTGGCGCGTTTCCCGGCCTATTTACAGCAGCTACAAATGGAAAGTAATGGTAAAAGTGTCGATGAAGCCGGGCAACTGCTGTCCGTAGATAGTGGTCCCATTATCTGGGGCGAGCCGGGAACCGATGGACAACATTCTTTTTATCAGCTGATTCATCAGGGTACGCGATTGATTCCCTGCGATTTCATTGGCTTTTGTCATCCCCTCAGTGCTTCAGCAGAACCGCATGAATTGTTGATGGCGAATCTGATTGCCCAGGCAGAGGCTTTGGCTTTTGGCAAAACGGCGGAGGAATTGCGTGCTGAGGGTGTTTCCGAAGCGCAAGTTCCCTTCCGCACGTTTGCCGGAAACCGTCCGAGTAGCGTGCTTCTCGTGGATGCCCTGAGTCCGCACAGTCTGGGTACACTGGTTGCTCTGTATGAGCACAGCGTATTCACCCAGGGACTCATCTGGGGCATTGACTCTTTTGATCAGTGGGGCGTGGAATTGGGTAAGGTGCTGGCTCAGCGCATTGTTTCTGATATGCAGGGTAAAACCCAACACCCCCATGATGGGTCCACATCGACCCTGCTGGAACGCTATTTGCGGCGACGTGGGCACTGA
- a CDS encoding porin, with translation MDFIFGMYFALFYFQVQVSHAPSGWLTLVLKSINILPKYHEVMNMYHDYKISKNTLIVTAAMLGLSPLAHAANWFKLQGVSPAKAPMFSVSGFIEPSIYAQPGNEDNLEKNHIPNTDLIAPGLSQSTTANILRARIELRGNLNPNISYFFGGEFGDNGFTHVCRRYQPGLIDGHFTFSYIPGARIEAGLIRAPSAEGAMQGFMSNNFVLPSTVIGQLMQQPMYNSNDPYKINQQTNAYLINGQQSLGDNAFRYPGIMAFDWFRNGHWEFTYGTMIGMFGTVAAGNQSSSPIYAARLQEAYIFGGKGPFRSDVQAGIWYQHASPELNDTSYSMNRYGVDVQYLQGYMHQWGRQFRFQYMRGTGWISAASAFSSAPGLPATLTNTQLYPGSQNTANGYMLEGGLFLTKHIEANLRYDYYDRLPNDPAQQRIFRTWAIGLQYHFTPLTKIMAGYYFRTLDVPHQPNPVANSISDAVDNEFAMQAMIAF, from the coding sequence ATGGATTTTATTTTTGGCATGTATTTTGCTTTATTCTATTTTCAAGTACAGGTTAGTCACGCACCATCGGGCTGGCTCACACTTGTTTTAAAAAGTATTAATATTCTGCCAAAATATCACGAGGTGATGAACATGTATCACGATTATAAAATTTCCAAAAATACGCTTATTGTTACAGCAGCCATGCTTGGTTTGTCGCCACTGGCTCATGCTGCTAACTGGTTTAAGTTGCAGGGAGTTTCTCCGGCGAAGGCTCCGATGTTTAGCGTTTCTGGTTTTATTGAGCCGAGTATTTATGCACAACCCGGTAATGAAGACAACCTTGAAAAGAATCATATCCCGAACACCGATCTTATAGCGCCCGGGCTTTCGCAAAGTACTACCGCCAATATCCTGAGGGCGAGAATCGAGTTGCGTGGAAATCTGAACCCTAATATTTCTTACTTTTTTGGCGGTGAGTTTGGAGATAATGGTTTCACGCATGTGTGCAGGAGATACCAGCCGGGTCTCATTGATGGGCATTTTACCTTCAGTTATATTCCGGGCGCCAGAATTGAGGCAGGCCTCATTCGTGCACCCAGCGCCGAAGGAGCCATGCAGGGATTCATGAGCAACAACTTCGTGTTGCCATCGACAGTTATTGGGCAGTTGATGCAACAACCGATGTATAACTCTAACGACCCCTACAAAATCAATCAACAGACAAACGCATACCTGATAAATGGCCAACAATCTTTGGGAGATAACGCTTTCCGCTATCCAGGCATCATGGCCTTTGACTGGTTCCGTAACGGTCATTGGGAATTTACCTATGGTACCATGATCGGAATGTTTGGAACTGTTGCAGCCGGTAACCAATCTAGCAGTCCCATTTATGCTGCGCGTCTACAGGAAGCTTATATATTCGGAGGGAAAGGACCCTTCCGTAGCGATGTGCAGGCGGGTATCTGGTATCAGCATGCCAGTCCTGAATTGAATGACACCAGTTACAGTATGAATCGCTACGGCGTGGATGTGCAGTACTTGCAAGGCTATATGCACCAATGGGGCAGGCAATTCCGCTTCCAGTACATGCGTGGTACCGGCTGGATATCGGCAGCTTCGGCATTCAGCAGCGCCCCTGGTCTGCCTGCAACGCTGACCAACACCCAACTTTACCCCGGCAGTCAGAACACGGCCAATGGTTACATGCTGGAAGGCGGCTTGTTTTTGACCAAGCATATTGAAGCGAATTTACGTTATGACTATTACGACCGTTTGCCGAATGATCCAGCACAGCAACGCATATTCAGAACCTGGGCTATAGGTCTGCAGTATCACTTCACGCCACTGACCAAAATCATGGCCGGTTACTACTTCCGGACACTGGATGTACCGCATCAGCCTAATCCTGTTGCGAATAGTATTTCTGATGCCGTGGATAATGAGTTTGCCATGCAGGCGATGATTGCCTTTTGA
- a CDS encoding sigma-70 family RNA polymerase sigma factor — MNIDTTPEVTKTRRNNVNPENKLEAFVSQSSIQTYLKEISCHVLLTKTQEIQLGRLIQQGAHEAWKQLVESNLRLVVQIARRYGQKNSLTLSDLIEEGNLGLMHAAEKFDPDLGYRFSTYATIWIREYIERAIMNQSRMIRLPIPVIKKLRATLNSSSDSEQTKNEAQNHLNERILSLNNAKDADDKTNLGDVIADQGAISIEDQYECKEFENIVHKWVNDLPSPQREIVELFYGINPLGPLNNMQIGTIFGFSAQRASNIRLTAMDELRQMASQLDNSYLNDVSV; from the coding sequence ATGAATATCGATACAACTCCAGAAGTGACAAAAACCAGGCGGAACAATGTAAATCCAGAAAATAAGTTGGAAGCTTTTGTGTCTCAAAGTTCGATACAAACTTATCTCAAGGAAATATCTTGCCATGTTCTTTTAACTAAAACGCAAGAAATTCAGCTAGGCCGGCTTATCCAACAAGGAGCACATGAGGCATGGAAGCAGCTTGTCGAGTCGAATTTACGCTTGGTCGTGCAGATAGCACGCAGATATGGGCAAAAGAACAGTTTGACTCTGTCAGATTTGATCGAGGAAGGGAATCTAGGATTAATGCACGCAGCTGAAAAGTTCGATCCAGACTTGGGTTACCGATTTTCAACGTATGCGACTATATGGATACGTGAATACATAGAGCGCGCAATCATGAATCAGTCGCGCATGATACGTCTGCCCATTCCTGTCATTAAAAAGCTACGAGCCACTCTAAATTCAAGTAGTGATTCAGAGCAAACAAAGAACGAAGCCCAGAATCATCTTAATGAACGGATCCTTTCTTTAAATAACGCAAAGGATGCGGACGACAAGACAAATCTTGGGGATGTGATAGCTGATCAGGGAGCCATATCCATTGAAGATCAATATGAATGTAAAGAGTTTGAAAATATAGTCCATAAATGGGTAAATGATTTACCGTCACCTCAACGGGAGATTGTGGAGCTTTTCTATGGAATTAATCCCTTAGGGCCACTGAATAATATGCAAATTGGAACAATTTTTGGTTTTAGTGCGCAGCGTGCAAGCAATATCAGGCTAACGGCAATGGATGAATTAAGACAAATGGCATCACAACTTGATAATTCCTATTTAAACGATGTTTCCGTTTGA
- a CDS encoding ISL3-like element ISAtc1 family transposase: MVPEELFSLALGLVPPWLVDHVTFTVEEKRLDLHINFPKGSRFACSVCGEECPVHDTRDHTWRHMDFFQHEAYLHARVPRVKCQEHGVHQISVPWAREGSRFTLLFEALIMTLVREMPVLTAARMVGETDKLLWRVIDHYVPEARAAVDMANVHAVGVDETSSRHGHDYITLFVDLNARRLLFATPGKDAKTFEKFSADLQAHGGSAEAITDVSMDLSPAFQKGAAEHLPNAEITFDRFHLMKLVNEAVDDVRKGEVLTQPNLKKTRWLWLKNDCNLKMKQKEKLQELLKDQNLKTAQAYQFRLTFQDIFTIKNRHQGATLLKAWLENARTSDLPPIVRVAYTIMNHWDGVLRWFESQITNGILEGFNSLIQSAKAKARGYRTHKNFINMAYLILGKLDLRLPT, encoded by the coding sequence ATGGTCCCTGAAGAGCTGTTTTCTCTCGCGTTAGGATTGGTTCCGCCGTGGTTGGTGGATCATGTGACTTTCACGGTGGAGGAGAAACGCCTGGATCTGCACATCAACTTTCCCAAAGGTAGTCGCTTTGCTTGCTCCGTCTGTGGTGAGGAGTGTCCGGTACATGATACCCGTGACCATACCTGGCGGCACATGGATTTCTTCCAGCATGAAGCCTATCTCCATGCCCGTGTACCTCGTGTGAAGTGCCAGGAGCATGGAGTGCATCAGATATCTGTTCCCTGGGCGCGGGAAGGCTCGCGTTTCACCCTGCTCTTTGAAGCGCTGATCATGACCCTGGTGCGGGAGATGCCGGTATTGACGGCAGCTCGCATGGTCGGTGAGACCGACAAGCTCCTGTGGCGAGTGATTGACCATTATGTGCCCGAAGCTCGTGCTGCGGTGGATATGGCCAATGTCCATGCCGTCGGCGTCGATGAAACCAGCAGTCGGCATGGACATGACTACATCACGCTCTTCGTGGATCTGAATGCCCGGCGACTCTTGTTCGCTACTCCCGGCAAGGATGCCAAGACCTTTGAGAAATTCTCCGCAGATCTACAGGCCCATGGTGGTAGCGCGGAAGCGATCACCGATGTGAGCATGGACCTCTCGCCGGCCTTCCAGAAAGGGGCTGCCGAGCACCTGCCCAATGCGGAGATCACTTTCGATCGTTTTCACCTCATGAAGCTCGTCAACGAGGCCGTAGACGACGTGCGCAAGGGGGAAGTCCTCACCCAGCCAAATCTCAAAAAGACCCGCTGGCTTTGGCTCAAGAACGATTGCAACCTCAAAATGAAGCAGAAAGAAAAGCTGCAGGAATTGCTCAAAGACCAGAACCTCAAGACGGCGCAGGCCTACCAGTTCCGCCTGACCTTTCAGGACATCTTCACGATCAAGAATCGCCACCAGGGGGCTACCCTCTTGAAAGCCTGGTTGGAAAACGCCAGAACCAGCGATCTGCCGCCTATCGTCAGGGTCGCCTACACCATCATGAATCACTGGGATGGCGTGCTCCGATGGTTCGAGAGCCAGATCACCAATGGAATTCTGGAAGGTTTCAACAGCCTCATTCAATCCGCCAAGGCCAAGGCTCGGGGTTACCGCACGCACAAGAACTTTATCAACATGGCCTACCTGATCCTGGGCAAGCTGGATCTCAGGCTACCCACTTGA
- a CDS encoding RNA-guided endonuclease InsQ/TnpB family protein: protein MLIRMAVRYRLETTPEQENLLARAVGCVRFVWNRALAVQKSYLDHHCGTLNYAGLCELLTSWRNSEAFGFLAESPSMPQQQTLRYLTQALKEAFNKNSAKNFPNFKKKFVHDSMRYPEPGHIHFDLNPVDRDGRKVLPKIFLPCIGWVKFRKSCIIGGEIRNVTVSRAGGH from the coding sequence ATGCTGATTCGCATGGCCGTGCGCTACCGTCTCGAAACCACTCCGGAGCAGGAAAATCTTCTGGCCCGTGCGGTCGGCTGCGTGCGCTTCGTCTGGAACCGAGCGCTGGCCGTGCAGAAGAGCTATCTCGATCATCATTGCGGCACCCTGAATTATGCCGGCCTGTGCGAACTACTCACGTCTTGGCGCAATTCGGAAGCCTTTGGGTTTCTCGCAGAATCCCCGTCGATGCCGCAACAGCAGACGCTCAGATATCTGACGCAGGCGTTGAAAGAGGCATTCAATAAGAACTCAGCTAAAAACTTCCCAAATTTCAAAAAGAAGTTCGTCCACGACAGCATGCGCTACCCGGAACCGGGCCATATTCACTTTGATCTGAATCCCGTTGATCGGGATGGCCGCAAGGTGCTCCCCAAAATCTTCCTGCCATGTATTGGCTGGGTGAAATTTCGCAAATCCTGCATCATTGGCGGCGAAATCCGCAATGTCACCGTCAGCAGGGCTGGTGGTCACTAG
- a CDS encoding DNA topoisomerase IV subunit B: MASKNYSADQFTVLKGLEPVRLRPGMYTRTTCPTHIVQELIDNSADEALAGQATQIDVTVCPDGSVIVEDNGRGIPVGIPPGESRPAAELAFTTLHAGGKFDKTDQASAYRFSGGLHGVGVAVTNALSKRVVVDIHTRDPEGSGYGHYRLGFADSAIEAPLVRIENSTSRKHGTRVQVWPDARYFDSNRVNIRELTHLLRSKAILLPGLRVTLSLPEQEPILWQYDAGLSGYLEELLADTETITPIFTQSVYQNDDSHGFAEGEGANWAICWAAQGCPKPETYVNLIPTLDGGTHESGFRAGVFEAVRSFMEHHSLMPAKVKLVQEDVTGKMALVLSARILDPQFQGQTKDKLTSREAYKLMVQTIRDPLELWLNSHPEAGRAIVEQAIQSAQLRSRAAKKVERKKGSGLATLPGKLTDCESTDIQRNELFLVEGDSAGGSAKAARDKEYQALLPLRGKVLNTWEVDADLIFKNQEVHNMAVALGIEPHGVDADPEQVLAGLRYGKIMILSDADVDGSHIQVLILTLFLRHFPALLRRGHVFVVKPPLYRVDTTWRGKARKIYCEAETERDAAIERLRAEGVKESAISVQRFKGLGEMNPDQLWETALCPDTRSLVPLTMTLTEQAFLQERFNLLMGKQSAGERRAWMERDGWTADLDV; this comes from the coding sequence ATGGCATCCAAAAATTACAGCGCTGATCAATTTACCGTTCTTAAAGGCCTGGAGCCCGTGCGATTGCGCCCGGGCATGTACACGCGTACCACTTGTCCCACCCATATCGTGCAGGAACTGATAGATAATTCTGCGGATGAAGCCCTGGCTGGACAGGCTACCCAGATTGATGTGACGGTTTGCCCGGATGGCTCGGTCATAGTGGAAGATAACGGGCGGGGTATTCCCGTTGGCATCCCGCCCGGTGAGTCCCGTCCGGCTGCAGAACTCGCTTTCACAACACTGCATGCCGGTGGCAAATTCGATAAGACAGACCAAGCTTCCGCGTATCGTTTTTCGGGCGGATTGCACGGCGTCGGTGTCGCTGTTACGAACGCCCTGTCAAAGCGGGTTGTGGTGGATATTCACACCCGAGATCCGGAAGGTTCAGGCTATGGCCATTACCGCCTGGGCTTCGCTGACAGCGCCATTGAAGCGCCTCTGGTGCGCATTGAAAACAGCACTTCCCGCAAACACGGTACGCGGGTTCAGGTCTGGCCGGATGCCCGCTATTTTGATTCAAATCGGGTCAATATTCGTGAACTCACCCATCTTCTCCGTTCAAAGGCGATTCTTTTGCCCGGGTTGCGGGTCACGCTCTCCCTGCCCGAACAGGAGCCCATCCTCTGGCAATACGATGCTGGACTTTCCGGCTATCTGGAAGAACTGCTGGCTGATACCGAAACCATCACCCCTATTTTCACGCAGTCCGTTTACCAGAATGATGACAGCCATGGCTTTGCTGAGGGGGAGGGGGCGAATTGGGCCATCTGCTGGGCGGCGCAGGGCTGTCCGAAACCCGAAACCTACGTGAATCTTATCCCTACCCTGGATGGGGGAACCCATGAGTCGGGGTTCCGCGCCGGCGTTTTTGAAGCTGTGCGCAGCTTTATGGAACATCACAGTCTGATGCCGGCCAAGGTGAAGCTGGTACAGGAGGACGTCACCGGCAAAATGGCCTTGGTGCTTTCCGCACGGATTCTTGACCCTCAGTTTCAGGGGCAGACCAAGGATAAACTCACCAGTCGTGAGGCTTACAAGCTCATGGTGCAGACCATTCGTGACCCTCTGGAACTGTGGCTGAACAGTCATCCCGAGGCGGGCAGGGCCATTGTCGAACAGGCCATTCAGAGCGCACAGCTACGCAGTCGTGCGGCGAAAAAAGTGGAACGCAAAAAGGGGTCGGGGCTGGCGACCTTACCGGGTAAGCTGACCGATTGCGAAAGCACAGATATTCAGCGTAATGAATTGTTTCTGGTAGAAGGGGATTCGGCGGGCGGCTCCGCCAAGGCGGCGCGTGATAAAGAATATCAGGCGCTTTTACCGCTGCGGGGCAAGGTGCTGAATACCTGGGAGGTGGATGCCGATCTGATTTTCAAAAATCAGGAAGTCCACAATATGGCGGTGGCCCTGGGGATAGAGCCGCATGGCGTTGATGCCGATCCCGAACAGGTGCTGGCGGGATTGCGCTACGGCAAAATCATGATTCTTTCGGATGCCGATGTGGATGGTAGCCATATTCAGGTGCTAATTCTAACGCTGTTTCTGCGCCATTTTCCGGCACTCCTCCGGCGTGGGCATGTATTTGTGGTGAAGCCGCCCCTGTATCGGGTAGATACTACCTGGCGTGGCAAAGCCCGCAAAATCTATTGTGAAGCCGAAACAGAGCGGGATGCGGCCATAGAGCGTCTTCGCGCTGAAGGCGTCAAGGAATCCGCTATTTCGGTTCAGCGTTTCAAGGGCCTGGGCGAGATGAATCCAGATCAACTCTGGGAAACGGCTTTGTGTCCAGATACCCGGTCATTGGTCCCCCTCACCATGACACTTACCGAACAAGCCTTTTTGCAGGAACGCTTCAATCTGCTCATGGGCAAACAGTCGGCGGGTGAGCGCCGGGCATGGATGGAAAGGGATGGCTGGACGGCCGATCTGGATGTTTAG